The stretch of DNA TAGACAATGTGGTATAATCCCCCATTCTTTCCCAATGGTGTCAAGATAGCCACGTTCTGCCCTTACTCGGTGAAAGCTATTACTTATGACTACTTGAGCAATGCTTTTTTCATCAATTTTATTAATTGAGGTTAGGAAATCGGCGACATCTCCGTCGGCAATTTTGCGTACCTGCTTTACAATAGCCGCCATAGTGTATGCAGATAAGAGTGCACCAGGTGGAGCATTTCTTGAATCCGTCATTCGAACACCGGTGAGAAATTTGAACCCATTGTCGGTCAGCGGGTTATGGCTGGCTGTGATCATAACCCCGCCAGATGCTTTCAGGACTCGAACAGCTGTCTCAAGAATCGGGGTAGTAATGATGTCCAAATTGAGGATTTTTAGACGGCTTCTCGTGGAAACAGCCCCTGCAAGAAATCCACAGATAAGGGCCGAAGCAATGGCCTCGCCCGTTGGCCTGGGGTCTCTGCCTATTAGAAGCGTTCCCCGTGTTGTTCCCCCAAGTACATGCCTTGAATAAGCAAAACCATATGCTATTGCAAGTGCTTCCTGAGCGTCCGATATCCCTGGCCCACTTCCAAAAGAAGTTCGGACACCTGAAAATGACTGTACCAGAGAAGAATCCGCAAGCGCTTCGCTCAGAAGTCTTATAATAGACTCGCTAACTTTCATATCTACTCCGACCTTAGTTTATCGAAAAACAAGGTCAGATGTCTAGATTCTCACACATAAACTCACTGAGGACCCCTGAAAACGGAAAAGGTGGGTACAAGTAGTGCTTTGCTAACAATTTCGGCAATTATAAGGCCCAACACAAAAGAAGCGCCTATTTTTGCACCTTGAACTCGACTGGCATATCGGTAGCCATGAAAGAGGATTACAATCGACCATATAGACAAGCCAACAATCACAAGAAGACTAATAAGAAGCAGAGGTGTCATCATCTCCTCTGGCCGAACCACAACTTGGCCGCGCGCCAAAGTAACCGCTGCCAAAAAGACCTTTCTCACGGCAGGTTGAGCAATGACAAGCGCCGCAATTATATAGGGGAAGCGTGCTAACCCTGCCGCCGCTAGATGTGCACCAATACCCCCATTTCCTCTAAAAATTTTTGACGCTAAAAAAAGGAAAACTCCAAGACTCAACCAGGCAATCAAAGATTCGGAAATCAGCAAGCCGGCTGGCGAAGTCCCTGCCGTTATGTGCATATCTAGCGCTCCATCGAGATGAACCTGCCCAAAAACTGCTACTACAGTTAAGGCAATTATGATGAGCAATCCTATTACAAATCCTTTGCCTTTACCCAAAATTGCAAGCGGATTGTAAAGAATTCTCCAATCCATTACAAACACCTCCTAGTCCAAAAGGTTACTATAGCGTTGTTCCCAATTGCTTTGCAACAAAAACCTAAATATAGCAAGCGGATAATAGTATATCATGCCACCAACTGTTCTTTAAAAATGCTGAGCTTTGCTACACTTATTGACAAATTGAAAGCAAATGGCGTAGCTTAAATCCAGCAAATCCGCTCCAAGTGGACGAAAGAGACGTGCGAATGAGAAAATATCTTCCTGCTACCGTGGACTTAATTGTTTACAAGGTTACAGGCGCTCTCATTGCCTTTGTGATATTGATGCTTGCACTTGCAGGCGGACTGACTATGCTGCGAATGCCCGTCGTAATAATCATGTACAGTTTGGCAGGCGCAATAGCTATAATTCTCGGCATCGGCTGGCTGATAAGGCCATCACGATATGAGGTAGGCAACTATAAGATTATAATTGCAAGGACTTGGCCATTTCCGCCAATTACAATCCGTTTATCTGATATCAAAGATGTCCGCCATTTAACTCTAGAATCGCTCAAGCCCGCCTCGCTTGCACTTCCATGGATTTTTGGCTACTCAGGCCGCTTTAAAAGTAACGAACTTGGCGACTTATTTATTTCGGCAACGGGAATTAAAGAGGTTGTCCTTGTAGAAACAAATGACGGGAAATTTATCCTAAGCCCATCGAACCCAAGGCGCTTTGTGAAGCACATGCATGACGCAATAGGCAGGTAACTGAACCAACCTCATTGTCAGCCTTCCAGCTAAATACTTTCAAGATAAGGCATTAGCACATAATTACAACTTTTTAATGATGCTCCACCTATTAAACATATGGAAAAAGCCAGATTAAACCTGCACTTCGACTCCTTCTTTGCTTTCAACTTCTGAAGGAACAACCGCCAATCGCCCGAGTAGTCTACGCTTTCTATCCTGCCATCCAGCCATCAAGTCATCGAAGACGGAATAGAGCGTTGGAACTACTACAAGCGTAAGTAATGTGGATACAATCAACCCCCCAATAACCGCAATTGCCATGGGTGCACGGAACTCAGATCCGCGCCCAAGCTTTAGGGCAGTCGGCAACATACCAAATATCATGGCAAAAGTTGTCATTAGAATGGGCCTCAACCTTGTTGGACCAGCCTCGAGAATTGCCTCATTTCGTTCCTTGCCCCTACTTCTGAGGGTATTGGTATAGTCAATTAGCAGGATTGCGTTCTTTGTCACCAAACCCATGAGCATGATAATACCAATCATGGAAACAATGCTCATAGTCTCGCCCGTAATCACAAGAGCAAGTATTGCTCCAATCAGCGCCATTGGTATGCTAAACATTATGATGAATGGATTCAGAAGGGATTCGAACAGAGCAGCCATAAGCATGTAGACGAGTAGAATTGCGAGGATTAGCGCACTGCGCATATGCCCGAAGCTTTCCCCCATCATCTCCACTTGGCCACCCCAGCGATAACGCACATTCCCCATGTCAATCGCTTTTAGATTATTATCAATCGCCCTCCTCACCCCTTGGAGGGCATATCCCGGCATTAGGTCAGCTGTGACAGATATTTTTCGCTGACGATTCTTCCGCTCAATCATAGTCGGTCCGGTAGTTTTCACAATATTAGCGACATCTTGAAGAAAAATTGGCCTACCATTCACCGAACCTACAACTGTGCGGCCAACATCAGACAGACTATAACGATCGTATTCGTTCAACCGAACTCGAATATCATATTCCTTTCCTTCTTGCCGAAATTTGGTATCAGTATTGCCCGCTATTGACATGCGCAAAGCTGAGGCAATCTGCCCTACTGTCAGCCCCATATTTGCCGCTTTCAAGCGATCAATGTTTGCCTTTAACTCTGGTTTGCCAACCTTCCATGAGAGGTCTGCGTTCATTACGCCTGGGGTACCAGCCACGATATTTTTCACTTTTTCAGCAATCTGGTTTCGTTCGGCATCCGTTCCACCTGTAAGTTCAATATCAATTGGCATCTGGCCGCCACCCATGCTAGCTTGGGCTTTCACTTTGATAATTGCACCCGGGATATCTCCTATTTGCCGCCCAAGGTCCCTAGCTATTTCAGAATCCAAACGAACTCGCTTGCGTTTATCTTTCGGAGTGAAGGGCCGCAAAATTCGGTCAAATGTGCTTTCCTTCTCCTTGAGGGCAATTGTTACTTCCGCAAAGTTCGGGCCAGTCGAACCTGCTTGAATTCTGCCACCCCCGCTAGTACCGACCTTGGTGAAGATATCCTTCGCCTCGGGGATCTTGGCTGCAATATCCTCAACATGAGCTGCCACAGCATCCGTGGCGGCTAGGGAAGTACCTGCAGGCATTTCAATGCTGACGCCAACTGCACCCTGGTCAATTTCTGGGAAAAAGTTGGTACCAAGGAATGCGCCCGCCACCAAAAAAACAAAGAGCAGAGAACCAAACCCAATGGTAATAACTTGCCATCTATGTCCTAGTGCCCAAGATAAGACATTTCTGTAACGTCTATCCAGGGAGTGATAAAATTCATCGAACTTGGCAAACAATCCCGTCTTCGCTTCCACTGCCTCATCCTTGCGGTACCATCTCGAAGCAAGCATGGGCGTGAGCGTAAACGAAACTAGGAGCGAAAAGAGAGTCGCTGATGCAACAGTTATGCCGAACTCCCTAAAAAACATGCCGACGATTCCACCCATAAAAGCAATGGGCACGAAAACAACGACATCAACCAGCGTTATCGTAATAGCCGCCAGACCAATTTCGGTTCGTCCATTTAACGCTGCCTCTGGTGGCGACTCTCCCTTGGACAAGTGGCGGTAGATGTTTTCGAGAACAACAATCGAGTCGTCAACCAAGATGCCCACTGCCAAAGACAAACCCATCATAACCATCATATTCAGGGTAAAGCCGGCAAAGGATATCGGGATGAATGTGGCTATAATTGACGTTGGGATGGCGATGGCAACAATGAATGTGCCTCTGATGTTATGCAGAAAGAGAAAAACAATTAAAACCGCAAGGAATGCGCCGAGAAAGAGGCTCACATTAACATCCGAAAGCGCTTCGCGTACGCGCTCTGACTGGTCAAGCACGATTGCAATCTCGACATCTTTAGGAAGGATGGCTTTCAAAGCATTGAGCTCTTCCTTTGCGGCATCAACTACTTCAACAGTGTTGGCATCCGACTGCTTAATGATTTCAATGCCGATGCTTTCCTTTTTTTGGAGGCGAGTAAGCTGTTCGCGCTCTGCTGTCGTGTCCTTAACCTCTGCTATATCGCTTAAAGTCAGCACTCGCATGTTGTTCTTTGGTCCAGGGAAGCTCAATTTCAGATTGCGAATATCATCTACGCTTTCAAACTCACCCACAGCTCTAATTGCATAGTCGCGCCTTCCTTCTGTTATCCGTCCACTAGGGAGGTTAAGGTTGGCTACTGCAATTGCTTGCGCAATTTGATTTATCGAGAGTCCGTATGCTTCGAGACGGCTTTTATCAACATTTACCTGTATTTCACGAATATCGCCGCCGGTAATGTTAACAGATGCCACACCCTTTAGCTTGCCAAGCTGGTCTTTGATTACATCGTCTGCGATCTCCCTTAGCTCCTTTGCAGGCCGCCTGCTCGACATGCCGAGCGTCAATACGGGAATAGCACCAACGTCAACCTTTTGAATTACCGGCGCTTCAACATCACTAGGTAGCTTGTCCCTTGCCGCATCAACTTTGGCGCGAACGTCAGCCATTGCTACGTCAACATCGGTTTCCAATTCTAGCTCAATGCCAATAATCGAGATGCCTTCTTGAGAATAGGACACCAAATTCTTCATACCATTGACAGCACCTACGGCGTCCTCAATTGGCTTGCTTACAAGGGTCTCTATCTCCTCTGGACCTGCCCCGGGGTATACAGTCATTATGGTTATAAAAGGAAACTGTATCTTGGGGTATAAGTCGGTGGGCATTCGCGATCTGGACTTAATGCCCAACACAGCAATTGCTGAGAACAGCATCAATATGACAATTGGGCGTTTGATTGATAGGTTAGTCAACCACATGAACTTTCACTCCATCGGAAAGCTTATCTTGGCCGCTCACGACTACTTGGTCGCCGGCCTTGATTCCATCTAAAATTTCTGCTTCGTCCCGAGTCATGAACCCCACTCGGACTTTGCGCAGGTGGGCAACCGAATCGATGATTTGGTAGATGGCATAGCCGCCACCATCTATCATCAATGCATCCTTAGGTATAATCACCGTATTGCTATGGCGGGCAACGCGTATGTTGCCCCTAGCAAACATGCCGGGCTTTATCTCATTATGTGGATTAGGCACTGAAATCCACACCCTAAGCTGCCTCGTGCTGGTATCCGCTGTTGGCAATACTTTCAAAACACTGCCCGTAAATTTGCGGTTTGGAAAAGCATCTACTTGGACCTCTACGGGCTGGCCTGATTTGATCTTCTGAATATCAACTTCCGATACGGCGGCGTCGAAATAGACTGTATTCAACGCTACAATCTCGATTAGTGGCACGCCAGGCGTCGCCATCTGCCCAGGCTCAGTCATACGCTTTGATACTATTCCAGAAATGGGGGTGCGAATATAAGCGTTCTCCAGCTGTTGTTTCGCATAAGCCAAGTTTGCTTCAGCTTGGGCAACACCTGCTCTCGCAGATTTAATATCCTCAAGCCTTAATTCCTTTTGGCTGCGGTTTGCCAGAGCTATCCGAAGAGCCTCTTCGGCTTGTTCGACTTGCTTCTGCGCTGCCTCGATTTCCTCTTCACGTGCTCCTGCTTTCACCAAGCTTAATTGTTGTTTTGCGCTTTCATACTGGGCTAATGCGACATCGTATTGCGTTTGCGCCTGGTCCATCTGAAGCGGCGAGATGGCACCTTGGGCAAAGAGATTTCTCATTCGCTCTAGATTCGACTTCGCATTGTCATAGTTGGCTTTCGCGGAAGCGACAGCGTTCTCTGCTTGGGCGATTTCCTGGCTTCTAGCGCCCTTCTTAAGCATTTGCAGGCGGGCTTTTGCTGCTTCTAGCGCAGCTTTTGCTGATACAATCTGCGCTTCAGTCTGCGTATCTGAAACACTTTTTGTAGTAATCGCCTGAGAAAGTCGAGCTCTGGCTGCTTGAAGAGCTGCTTCGGCTTGCTGAACTTGCGCTCTCAGGTCGGACGTATCCTGCTGAACTACAACAGCGCCCGCGCTAACCCCATCACCCTCCCGGTAGGGTACTGAGACTACGCGGAGCGGCGCCTTAGCTGATAATGTGACGGTCTTGAGCGCCTTAATATCGCCCGATACCTCGATTAACGAATCCATAGTCCCAATTTGCGCAAATGCAGTTTTTACTGAAACA from Armatimonadota bacterium encodes:
- a CDS encoding YIP1 family protein, which translates into the protein MDWRILYNPLAILGKGKGFVIGLLIIIALTVVAVFGQVHLDGALDMHITAGTSPAGLLISESLIAWLSLGVFLFLASKIFRGNGGIGAHLAAAGLARFPYIIAALVIAQPAVRKVFLAAVTLARGQVVVRPEEMMTPLLLISLLVIVGLSIWSIVILFHGYRYASRVQGAKIGASFVLGLIIAEIVSKALLVPTFSVFRGPQ
- a CDS encoding PH domain-containing protein, producing the protein MRKYLPATVDLIVYKVTGALIAFVILMLALAGGLTMLRMPVVIIMYSLAGAIAIILGIGWLIRPSRYEVGNYKIIIARTWPFPPITIRLSDIKDVRHLTLESLKPASLALPWIFGYSGRFKSNELGDLFISATGIKEVVLVETNDGKFILSPSNPRRFVKHMHDAIGR
- a CDS encoding efflux RND transporter permease subunit, giving the protein MWLTNLSIKRPIVILMLFSAIAVLGIKSRSRMPTDLYPKIQFPFITIMTVYPGAGPEEIETLVSKPIEDAVGAVNGMKNLVSYSQEGISIIGIELELETDVDVAMADVRAKVDAARDKLPSDVEAPVIQKVDVGAIPVLTLGMSSRRPAKELREIADDVIKDQLGKLKGVASVNITGGDIREIQVNVDKSRLEAYGLSINQIAQAIAVANLNLPSGRITEGRRDYAIRAVGEFESVDDIRNLKLSFPGPKNNMRVLTLSDIAEVKDTTAEREQLTRLQKKESIGIEIIKQSDANTVEVVDAAKEELNALKAILPKDVEIAIVLDQSERVREALSDVNVSLFLGAFLAVLIVFLFLHNIRGTFIVAIAIPTSIIATFIPISFAGFTLNMMVMMGLSLAVGILVDDSIVVLENIYRHLSKGESPPEAALNGRTEIGLAAITITLVDVVVFVPIAFMGGIVGMFFREFGITVASATLFSLLVSFTLTPMLASRWYRKDEAVEAKTGLFAKFDEFYHSLDRRYRNVLSWALGHRWQVITIGFGSLLFVFLVAGAFLGTNFFPEIDQGAVGVSIEMPAGTSLAATDAVAAHVEDIAAKIPEAKDIFTKVGTSGGGRIQAGSTGPNFAEVTIALKEKESTFDRILRPFTPKDKRKRVRLDSEIARDLGRQIGDIPGAIIKVKAQASMGGGQMPIDIELTGGTDAERNQIAEKVKNIVAGTPGVMNADLSWKVGKPELKANIDRLKAANMGLTVGQIASALRMSIAGNTDTKFRQEGKEYDIRVRLNEYDRYSLSDVGRTVVGSVNGRPIFLQDVANIVKTTGPTMIERKNRQRKISVTADLMPGYALQGVRRAIDNNLKAIDMGNVRYRWGGQVEMMGESFGHMRSALILAILLVYMLMAALFESLLNPFIIMFSIPMALIGAILALVITGETMSIVSMIGIIMLMGLVTKNAILLIDYTNTLRSRGKERNEAILEAGPTRLRPILMTTFAMIFGMLPTALKLGRGSEFRAPMAIAVIGGLIVSTLLTLVVVPTLYSVFDDLMAGWQDRKRRLLGRLAVVPSEVESKEGVEVQV
- a CDS encoding efflux RND transporter periplasmic adaptor subunit, with product MARGKLKVTIYILLIIVVLFGVFVSRQIGRKTSKPVGQSDVNVSVKTAFAQIGTMDSLIEVSGDIKALKTVTLSAKAPLRVVSVPYREGDGVSAGAVVVQQDTSDLRAQVQQAEAALQAARARLSQAITTKSVSDTQTEAQIVSAKAALEAAKARLQMLKKGARSQEIAQAENAVASAKANYDNAKSNLERMRNLFAQGAISPLQMDQAQTQYDVALAQYESAKQQLSLVKAGAREEEIEAAQKQVEQAEEALRIALANRSQKELRLEDIKSARAGVAQAEANLAYAKQQLENAYIRTPISGIVSKRMTEPGQMATPGVPLIEIVALNTVYFDAAVSEVDIQKIKSGQPVEVQVDAFPNRKFTGSVLKVLPTADTSTRQLRVWISVPNPHNEIKPGMFARGNIRVARHSNTVIIPKDALMIDGGGYAIYQIIDSVAHLRKVRVGFMTRDEAEILDGIKAGDQVVVSGQDKLSDGVKVHVVD